The Candidatus Zixiibacteriota bacterium genome contains a region encoding:
- a CDS encoding ribonucleoside triphosphate reductase, with protein sequence MFMYILKRNGRKVPFQEEKISTALAKAGQATGEFGDREAVTLMRMVLMRAEHQLGGRIPQVEQIQDLVEDVLLHSDFKKTANAYILYRDQHKQLRNIANAVNNGLVEKYLLQSDWKVKENSNMSYSLQGLNNYISSEISKNYWLNKIYPESIRLSHLRGDFHIHDLNILSVYCVGWDLYDLLIHGFTGVEGKVSSRAPRHFRAALGQVVNFFYTLQGETAGAQAFSNFDTLLAPFIRYDKLTFNEVKQALQEFLFNVNVPTRVGFQTPFTNVTLDLKAPKHYANQPVIIGGQPRSETYGEFQTEMDWFNRAFLEVMADGDASGRVFTFPIPTYNITGDFNWDGEVSNLLWKVTGKYGLPYFSNFINSDMDPEDTRSMCCRLRIDNRQLYQRGGGLFGANPLTGSIGVVTINLPRLGLIAGSKERFLNQLERIMDQAKESLEIKRKTLERFTDADLYPYTKFYLRNIKEHYGAYWQNHFSTIGIVGMNEALRNLLGVNIAALQGLSFAMTVMDFMRDRLLDYQDETGNNYNLEATPAEGTSYRLALLDQAEFEKAVFANGCGRNVDNPFYTNSTHLPVDFTDDFFEALDMQDDLQSKYTGGTVMHLFLGERINETESVKVLVQTICERYKLPYFTLTPTFSICPQHGYLAGEVSVCKRCGSPCEIYSRIVGYLRPVNQWNDGKQAEFVMRRQYRTEVPA encoded by the coding sequence ATGTTTATGTACATTCTCAAACGAAACGGACGGAAAGTCCCTTTTCAGGAAGAAAAAATATCCACCGCTCTGGCCAAGGCCGGGCAAGCCACGGGTGAATTCGGCGACCGGGAGGCAGTCACCCTGATGAGGATGGTTTTGATGAGGGCCGAACACCAGTTGGGAGGCCGGATTCCTCAGGTCGAGCAGATTCAAGACCTGGTCGAGGATGTTCTCCTGCATTCGGATTTCAAGAAGACCGCTAATGCCTATATTCTTTATCGTGATCAGCACAAACAACTCAGGAACATTGCCAACGCCGTAAATAACGGATTGGTCGAGAAATACCTTTTACAATCCGACTGGAAGGTTAAAGAAAACAGCAATATGTCCTATTCCCTTCAGGGACTGAATAATTATATCTCCAGCGAAATCAGTAAGAATTATTGGCTGAATAAGATATATCCGGAATCGATTCGGCTTTCGCACCTGAGAGGTGATTTTCATATACATGATTTGAATATTCTCTCGGTATACTGTGTCGGCTGGGATCTTTACGACCTTTTGATCCACGGATTTACAGGGGTCGAGGGAAAGGTGTCGAGCAGAGCTCCCCGGCATTTTCGAGCCGCCCTCGGCCAGGTGGTCAATTTCTTCTATACTTTGCAGGGGGAGACGGCCGGAGCCCAGGCCTTCAGCAATTTCGATACGCTTCTGGCTCCGTTCATCCGTTACGATAAGCTGACATTCAACGAAGTCAAGCAGGCTCTCCAGGAGTTTCTCTTCAATGTAAACGTCCCGACCCGTGTCGGCTTCCAGACTCCGTTTACGAATGTCACTCTGGATCTGAAAGCGCCGAAACATTATGCGAATCAGCCGGTTATTATCGGTGGACAACCACGGTCTGAAACGTATGGCGAATTCCAAACCGAAATGGATTGGTTCAACAGGGCTTTTCTTGAGGTTATGGCGGATGGTGATGCAAGCGGCCGGGTTTTCACCTTCCCTATTCCAACCTACAACATTACCGGGGATTTTAACTGGGATGGGGAGGTCAGCAATCTGTTGTGGAAGGTAACCGGCAAGTACGGCCTGCCGTATTTTTCCAATTTTATCAATTCAGATATGGATCCCGAGGATACGCGGTCGATGTGTTGCCGGCTGAGAATCGATAACAGGCAATTATATCAGCGCGGGGGCGGACTTTTCGGAGCCAATCCGCTGACCGGTTCGATCGGCGTTGTGACGATTAACCTGCCCCGCCTCGGACTTATAGCCGGGTCCAAAGAGCGATTTTTGAATCAACTCGAGCGGATCATGGATCAGGCAAAAGAAAGCCTGGAAATCAAGCGTAAAACCCTCGAACGTTTCACGGATGCCGACCTCTATCCCTACACCAAGTTTTATCTTCGAAACATAAAAGAGCATTACGGTGCTTACTGGCAAAACCATTTCTCCACTATCGGGATTGTGGGAATGAATGAAGCTCTCCGCAACCTGCTGGGAGTTAATATCGCGGCTCTCCAGGGACTATCATTTGCCATGACCGTGATGGATTTCATGAGGGATCGGCTCCTGGATTATCAGGACGAAACGGGCAATAACTACAATCTGGAAGCGACTCCGGCGGAGGGAACATCATACCGGCTGGCGTTACTGGATCAGGCCGAATTCGAGAAAGCAGTGTTTGCCAATGGATGCGGCCGAAATGTCGACAATCCGTTTTATACCAACTCAACCCACCTTCCGGTTGATTTTACCGATGATTTTTTCGAAGCGCTTGATATGCAGGATGACCTTCAGTCCAAGTACACCGGAGGCACCGTGATGCACCTGTTCCTCGGGGAGAGAATTAATGAAACGGAGTCGGTTAAAGTTCTGGTGCAAACCATATGTGAACGATATAAATTACCGTATTTCACACTGACACCGACTTTCAGTATTTGCCCGCAACACGGTTATCTGGCCGGTGAGGTGTCGGTCTGTAAAAGATGCGGTAGTCCGTGCGAGATATATTCCCGTATTGTGGGATATTTACGCCCGGTAAACCAGTGGAACGACGGCAAGCAGGCGGAATTCGTCATGCGCCGGCAATACCGAACTGAAGTACCCGCATGA
- a CDS encoding anaerobic ribonucleoside-triphosphate reductase activating protein has protein sequence MIIGGLQRLSLIDYPGKICAVVFTRGCNFRCRYCHNPELVVPEKFSPAIPLRDVYDFLHRRSGLLQAVCISGGEPAVHPDLLSMLSRIKEMGYLVKLDSNGSQPGILKEAIGRKLLDYVAIDIKAPWRDYGKIVGVRFPAERLTKSIALVMSSEVDYEFRTTVVRCFISPDDIHKIARSIRGARRYILQNFGSTKLLDETLHHEPSYSDEELAEIAGELKQYVEYCGVRKTADQFYP, from the coding sequence ATGATCATCGGAGGATTACAGCGCCTTTCGCTCATAGACTACCCCGGTAAAATATGCGCCGTTGTATTCACCCGAGGCTGTAATTTTCGGTGTCGCTATTGTCACAATCCGGAACTGGTTGTACCCGAAAAATTTTCGCCGGCCATTCCGCTCCGGGATGTTTATGATTTTTTGCATCGACGCTCGGGATTACTGCAGGCGGTATGTATCTCCGGCGGGGAACCTGCCGTACATCCGGACCTTTTAAGCATGCTGAGCCGGATAAAGGAAATGGGCTATTTGGTAAAACTTGACAGCAACGGCAGCCAACCCGGGATACTGAAAGAAGCCATTGGTAGAAAACTGCTGGATTATGTTGCTATTGATATTAAAGCCCCTTGGCGGGATTATGGAAAAATCGTCGGCGTGCGCTTTCCGGCGGAACGGCTGACAAAAAGCATCGCCCTTGTGATGTCATCTGAGGTTGATTATGAATTCAGGACGACCGTTGTTAGATGTTTTATAAGTCCGGATGATATCCACAAAATCGCCCGCTCGATTCGCGGTGCGAGAAGGTATATCCTGCAGAACTTTGGTTCCACAAAACTGCTGGATGAGACTCTACATCATGAACCGTCTTATTCCGATGAGGAACTGGCGGAAATAGCCGGAGAATTGAAACAATATGTGGAATATTGCGGTGTCAGAAAAACGGCTGACCAGTTTTATCCATAG
- a CDS encoding ATP-binding protein: protein MITRNITKELVQSVAEYPVVTVVGPRQSGKTTLVQMTFPDKPYSSLENPDVRTAAEADPRGFLGQMENGGILDEIQRLPALLSYLQEIVDKSRQSGRFILTGSHQPHLHEAISQSLAGRTAMLTLWPFSLSELRNYKSKWTPFELIVRGCYPRLHEERLEPRRFYNGYLQTYVERDVRALIQLRDLAQFQKFLTLLAGRVGQIVNLSSLSNDVGVSGTTIKNWISVLKASYVVFELPPFFENIRKRVVKSPKIYFTDVGLAAFLLGIHTEEQASRDPLRGNLYENLVIADVAKGALNKGIRPELYFYRDTYGNEVDLLIREKGQLTPVEIKSAGTFSVDFVKALERFRNLGLKHVNAGAVLYNGEQRFKVRGTLTFNPFSVDDIWETLTSPGENGDS, encoded by the coding sequence ATGATTACTCGAAATATCACAAAAGAACTGGTTCAGTCCGTTGCTGAGTATCCCGTGGTGACCGTCGTGGGACCCCGCCAATCAGGCAAGACCACCCTTGTTCAAATGACATTTCCGGACAAGCCATACTCCTCCCTGGAAAACCCGGACGTCCGAACCGCGGCCGAAGCCGACCCCAGGGGATTTCTTGGCCAGATGGAAAATGGCGGTATCCTGGATGAAATACAGCGGCTTCCGGCCCTGCTCTCATATCTCCAGGAAATCGTCGACAAGTCCAGGCAGTCGGGCCGGTTCATTCTTACAGGAAGTCACCAGCCGCACTTGCACGAGGCGATCAGCCAGTCGCTGGCGGGCCGAACCGCCATGCTGACATTGTGGCCTTTCTCACTCAGCGAACTCCGCAACTACAAATCGAAGTGGACACCTTTCGAGTTGATAGTCCGGGGATGTTATCCTCGGCTTCACGAAGAAAGGCTCGAGCCGCGACGGTTCTACAACGGTTACCTGCAGACTTATGTCGAGCGCGATGTGCGTGCGTTGATTCAGTTGCGTGACTTGGCGCAATTCCAGAAATTCCTCACCCTGTTGGCCGGTCGAGTGGGACAGATCGTCAACCTTTCCTCGCTCTCGAACGATGTCGGCGTATCCGGCACAACCATCAAGAACTGGATAAGTGTGCTGAAGGCGTCGTATGTCGTGTTTGAATTGCCGCCATTCTTTGAAAACATCCGGAAGCGTGTAGTGAAATCCCCCAAGATATATTTCACGGATGTTGGTTTGGCCGCATTTCTACTGGGTATTCACACTGAGGAACAGGCATCTCGCGATCCCTTACGCGGCAATCTGTATGAGAACCTCGTGATCGCGGACGTCGCCAAGGGCGCTCTCAACAAAGGAATAAGGCCAGAGCTATATTTTTATCGCGATACGTATGGCAATGAGGTAGACCTGCTCATCAGGGAGAAGGGTCAGCTCACGCCGGTGGAGATCAAATCGGCCGGGACCTTCTCCGTGGACTTTGTGAAAGCTCTGGAGCGATTCCGAAACCTGGGCCTCAAACATGTTAATGCCGGCGCGGTTCTTTATAACGGGGAGCAACGGTTCAAAGTCAGAGGCACTCTCACTTTCAATCCGTTCTCTGTTGATGACATCTGGGAGACCCTGACTTCACCAGGAGAGAATGGGGACTCTTGA
- a CDS encoding abortive infection family protein, producing the protein MDISELTRRNIFGALRASNVVWSGRLSETDFLLRLYDLDNLPSQDHRFESAADDIWQHCENNPGDWPIDWVYDDSRFDLLNAPDEVFLRFLCEMIHPIVRTDNKEVQNLLGIFNKNLAVDGWEIAARTQLSGMPVFAARHRIVKGNPALGTAIQLVKVPDAGYVTQQITRMEAAVESDPELAIGTAKELVETICKTILCECGEKVSNSANLPQLVKMVRERLELLPQDIPDRAKGVDTIRRLLSNLGTVAQNLAELRGLYGSGHGKQARVKGLQPRHARLAVNAASTLAVFLFETYQERHHRHLH; encoded by the coding sequence GTGGATATTTCCGAACTCACTCGTCGCAATATCTTTGGTGCCCTTCGGGCTAGCAATGTCGTTTGGTCTGGCCGATTATCAGAGACTGACTTCCTCTTGCGGCTTTACGATCTTGACAACCTACCTTCTCAAGACCACCGGTTTGAATCCGCCGCAGATGATATCTGGCAGCATTGTGAAAATAACCCGGGCGATTGGCCCATTGATTGGGTATATGACGATTCACGCTTTGACCTCCTGAATGCCCCCGACGAGGTATTTCTGCGATTCCTTTGCGAGATGATCCATCCTATCGTGCGAACCGACAACAAGGAAGTCCAGAATCTGCTCGGGATTTTCAATAAAAATCTGGCCGTCGACGGATGGGAGATCGCTGCCCGTACTCAGTTATCCGGCATGCCGGTATTCGCCGCACGACACCGAATAGTAAAGGGTAATCCCGCGTTGGGGACCGCCATACAGCTTGTTAAAGTACCGGATGCCGGGTACGTGACACAGCAAATTACGCGGATGGAGGCGGCCGTCGAATCGGACCCGGAACTTGCGATAGGAACAGCGAAGGAACTCGTAGAAACCATCTGCAAAACTATACTCTGCGAATGTGGAGAGAAAGTGTCCAATAGCGCTAACCTTCCGCAACTGGTGAAGATGGTGCGTGAGAGACTCGAACTCCTCCCTCAAGACATACCGGATAGAGCAAAAGGCGTTGACACTATCAGGCGGTTGCTTAGCAATCTTGGGACGGTGGCTCAAAATCTGGCAGAACTCCGCGGTCTATATGGCTCCGGGCACGGAAAACAGGCGAGAGTCAAAGGTCTGCAACCAAGACATGCTCGGTTGGCAGTCAACGCAGCGAGTACACTCGCCGTGTTCCTCTTTGAAACCTACCAAGAGCGTCACCACAGACATCTACACTGA
- a CDS encoding PDZ domain-containing protein has protein sequence MRNNKLIILLAFFLALPLFSSAALATENPGAWLGIYTQTIDNNLKEAFNLDTDHGVVIKMLIPDSPADKAGLKQGDIILSFDGEKLADADQLIAAMKQHKDGDKVTLDIFRKGKEKQVEIVLGRRLDQDKADQLYQWYGLNNLPKTYSKSYKFSNSSMADTYIGVNLQDLGPQLAEYFGVGDGTGALIAEVIPESPAEKAGLKAGDVIVKIDGNLVGELSDVQQAVWEKEKGDKIKLTVLRDKKEQEFSLEVDESPAGHSLGRLDGLPGFDQDFLFMPRMKGLFRGNTDNDLFDSRDFKEQMEQLREQLDQLREQMKEMQEKMD, from the coding sequence ATGAGGAACAACAAACTGATTATTTTGCTGGCCTTTTTCTTGGCCCTGCCGCTGTTTTCATCGGCCGCTCTGGCCACGGAAAACCCCGGAGCCTGGCTGGGAATTTATACCCAGACCATAGATAATAATCTAAAAGAAGCCTTCAATCTCGACACCGACCACGGGGTTGTGATTAAAATGCTTATACCCGATTCGCCCGCCGATAAGGCCGGGCTGAAACAGGGCGATATCATTCTTAGCTTTGACGGCGAAAAACTGGCTGATGCCGACCAGCTGATTGCGGCCATGAAACAGCACAAGGATGGCGACAAGGTGACCCTGGATATCTTCCGGAAGGGAAAGGAAAAACAAGTGGAAATCGTTTTGGGGAGGCGCCTCGATCAGGATAAAGCCGATCAGCTGTATCAATGGTACGGATTAAACAATCTGCCCAAGACATATAGCAAATCCTATAAATTTTCAAATTCCTCCATGGCCGATACCTATATCGGGGTCAATCTGCAGGATCTCGGCCCGCAACTGGCCGAATATTTCGGGGTTGGCGATGGGACCGGGGCATTGATTGCCGAAGTAATCCCGGAATCTCCGGCTGAAAAGGCCGGTCTTAAAGCCGGTGATGTTATTGTCAAAATCGACGGCAACCTGGTCGGGGAATTGTCCGATGTTCAGCAGGCGGTCTGGGAAAAAGAGAAAGGCGACAAAATCAAGCTGACCGTTCTGCGGGACAAGAAGGAGCAGGAATTCAGTCTCGAAGTCGATGAATCTCCCGCCGGCCATTCGTTGGGCCGCCTGGACGGTCTCCCCGGATTCGATCAGGATTTTCTGTTCATGCCCCGTATGAAAGGGCTCTTTCGCGGCAACACCGATAATGATTTGTTCGATTCCCGTGATTTCAAGGAGCAGATGGAGCAACTCCGGGAACAGTTGGATCAGCTTCGGGAACAAATGAAAGAAATGCAGGAAAAAATGGACTAA
- the hprK gene encoding HPr(Ser) kinase/phosphatase produces the protein MSELTVEKLYKDRKDFFDLTLLNSEAGLKRKIPNAEIHRPGLALTGFMDRYPSQRTQILGETEMTFINQLDHNHLIETGERIFGSNIPMVIIAKGITPPIDFLAIGDKYKTAVFSSRLSTSELANRLSAVLDVIFAPSITVHGTLVDVYGVGLLYTGKSGIGKSEIALDLIERGHRLVADDVIKITRKAPDLIVGTGSELLGQHMEIRGIGIIDIEKLFGIRSIRLQKRVEVEVHLTLWSDDLDYERLGIEEQGTTILGVRIPQVNIPISPGKNITVISEVIAMNHMLKTYGENSAAEFSKRLSERIQRQAMSKDYLESDYE, from the coding sequence ATGTCGGAACTTACTGTCGAAAAGCTGTACAAAGACCGCAAAGATTTCTTTGATTTGACCCTGCTTAATTCCGAGGCCGGTCTGAAGAGAAAAATTCCCAATGCCGAAATCCACCGCCCGGGCCTGGCTTTGACCGGTTTTATGGATCGTTATCCCAGCCAGCGGACCCAGATTCTGGGTGAAACCGAAATGACTTTTATCAATCAACTGGATCATAATCATCTGATCGAAACCGGCGAGCGGATTTTCGGCAGTAATATCCCGATGGTGATAATCGCCAAGGGGATCACCCCGCCGATCGATTTTCTGGCTATAGGTGATAAATACAAAACCGCTGTTTTTTCGTCGCGCCTGAGTACCTCGGAGTTGGCCAACCGACTATCAGCCGTGCTCGATGTTATCTTCGCCCCATCGATCACCGTCCACGGAACTTTGGTCGATGTTTACGGGGTCGGCCTGCTTTACACCGGTAAATCCGGTATCGGCAAATCGGAAATCGCGCTCGACCTGATCGAACGGGGTCATCGGCTGGTAGCCGACGATGTTATCAAAATCACCCGCAAAGCCCCCGACCTGATTGTCGGCACCGGTTCGGAACTGCTTGGCCAGCATATGGAAATCCGCGGAATCGGGATTATCGATATCGAAAAGCTGTTCGGTATCCGCTCCATCCGCCTCCAGAAACGGGTTGAAGTCGAGGTCCATCTGACCCTCTGGTCCGATGATCTCGATTACGAACGGCTGGGGATCGAGGAGCAGGGAACCACAATCCTGGGGGTGCGAATTCCGCAGGTCAATATTCCTATCTCCCCGGGCAAAAATATCACCGTGATCTCGGAAGTCATTGCCATGAATCATATGCTGAAGACCTATGGCGAAAACTCGGCGGCCGAATTCTCCAAGCGGCTTTCCGAGCGCATTCAGCGCCAGGCCATGTCCAAGGATTATCTTGAGTCCGATTACGAATAG